In one window of Oryzias melastigma strain HK-1 linkage group LG5, ASM292280v2, whole genome shotgun sequence DNA:
- the nfasca gene encoding neurofascin homolog (chicken) a isoform X16 translates to MLGRGVYVALTLVLFLLLWQEAGLIEVPLDSKIQQNMKQPPTIIKQSVKDYIVDPRDNIIIECEAKGNPIPTFSWKRNGKFFNIGSNPTVTMRKRSGTLEIGIRLGERPEDYEGEYQCFARNDHGMAMSNKILLRVSKAPLWPKEVLEPLLVTEGSSLVLPCNPPPGLPPPQIFWIDSNMNPIPQNERVSMGQNGDLYFSNVLVQDAERDYSCNARFNFTQTIQQKNPFTLRVQTTEPYNDTSFNATDPYGGRKVAESRPTFLTPSGIQSSKMVLRDKELLLECIAAGLPTPSITWFKKGAELPARKVKFEKNNKVLRMLSVSEEDAGDYVCTANNNVGMIRHTISVEVKGEQRHLHLYTYAEMFVLMPPTIPPLCPTAAPYWLDKPTNLILAPDEHGRLVCRANGKPKPTIQWFVDGEPLEAKISEGDQRRALLGDTIIFRSVEIGTSAVYQCNASNQHGYLLANAFVSVLDMRPMMLGPKNQHIQVIENNHTFLDCPYFGSPIPDLRWFKNGQGSGLDGGQYRVYVNGSLEIRRARREDEGTYTCVATNMLGAAENQVHLEVKEPTRIVQAPVHQSAVRGTTARFDCKVNSDPTLPVTVTWTKDDKPLDLRWRLKKDKESLTIPNVNEGDAGTYTCMAKSAIDQDSVSARLTVLEDDSLHPSLSSALPPGRPDPPMDLDLSDPAARSVRLTWIPGNDHKSPITGFLVQFEEDRWEPGRWQNLTSFSGDLNSVVLQLAPFVNYQFRVIAVNSVGQSDPSRPSPRYKTSGAAPDAIPRGLRGWGTRKDNMEISWEPLQDLERNGLNLQYHVWWRRKDSGEQWNSGSTPLSSYVVHNTDTYVPYEIRIQASNEFGPGPESNVVIGYSGEDKPTEAPRQLRVSKVNSTKAHVHWKAVNMSSIRGEFKEYRLYYSRESSLVPGLVVKEETKNKGFYTTAEEPSGILTGLVPFSKYKMFMVVANNRFESPPSNTVEFTTREGVPDAPRFFKINRRTLDTLYLEWDRPLEPNGILVGYQLKYQAVNSSGSSRSKILTFQHNVTEFTLRLPDRSARYKLFLSALTQQGSGEVYAEESPHFSNEVRDKKDLPLDPVDHKDQDGSFDYQNGSSVHDRDKNQNSSDEDNKPLQGSQTSLDGNVKESDDSLVDYGDGGDGQFNEDGSFIGQYTVKKDKDETEGNESSEATSPVNAIYSLA, encoded by the exons TGAAGCAGCCCCCCACCATTATTAAACAATCGGTGAAGGACTACATTGTGGACCCCAGAGATAACATCATCATCGAGTGTGAGGCCAAGGGCAACCCAATCCCGAC GTTCTCTTGGAAAAGAAACGGGAAGTTTTTCAACATTGGAAGTAATCCAACGGTGACCATGCGAAAGCGCTCTGGGACCTTAGAAATTGGGATCCGGCTGGGGGAACGACCTGAGGACTACGAGGGGGAGTACCAGTGCTTTGCCAGGAACGACCATGGAATGGCTATGTCCAACAAGATCCTGCTGCGGGTCTCCA AGGCTCCTCTGTGGCCCAAAGAAGTTCTGGAGCCACTTTTGGTGACTGAGGGTTCCTCACTGGTGCTGCCCTGCAACCCCCCTCCAGGCCTGCCTCCTCCCCAGATTTTTTGGATAGACAGCA ATATGAACCCCATCCCGCAGAATGAAAGGGTGTCCATGGGTCAGAATGGAGACCTGTACTTCTCCAATGTTCTCGTCCAGGATGCAGAAAGAGACTACAGCTGCAACGCTCGCTTCAACTTCACACAAACCATCCAGCAGAAGAACCCCTTCACCCTCAGAGTCCAGACCA CGGAGCCTTACAACGACACATCTTTCAATGCCACTGACCCGTACGGTG GCCGAAAAGTAGCTGAGTCGCGACCCACCTTCTTGACGCCTTCAGGGATCCAGAGCTCCAAGATGGTTCTCAGAGACAAAGAACTGCTGTTGGAATGCATCGCTGCTGGCCT TCCCACCCCCTCCATCACCTGGTTCAAAAAGGGGGCAGAGCTTCCAGCACGGAAggtaaagtttgaaaaaaacaacaaggtGCTTCGGATGCTGAGCGTGTCGGAGGAGGACGCTGGGGACTACGTGTGCACCGCCAACAACAATGTGGGCATGATACGCCACACGATCtctgtggaggtcaaaggtgagCAGAGGCATCTGCACCTCTATACATATGCAGAGATGTTTGTGCTAATGCCCCCCACCATCCCCCCACTATGTCCCACAGCGGCTCCGTACTGGCTGGACAAACCCACCAACTTGATTTTAGCCCCAGATGAGCATGGCCGTCTGGTGTGTCGAGCCAACGGCAAGCCCAAGCCCACCATCCAGTGGTTCGTCGATGGGGAGCCTTTAGAGG CAAAGATCTCTGAGGGAG ACCAACGCAGGGCGTTGTTGGGGGACACCATCATCTTTCGCTCGGTGGAGATTGGAACCAGTGCCGTTTACCAGTGTAATGCCTCCAACCAGCACGGCTATTTGCTGGCCAACGCCTTCGTCAGTGTTCTGG ACATGCGCCCCATGATGCTGGGTCCCAAAAACCAGCATATTCAAGTCATCGAGAACAACCACACCTTCCTGGACTGTCCCTACTTCGGCTCCCCCATACCCGATTTACGCTG GTTTAAGAACGGACAGGGCAGCGGGCTGGACGGTGGGCAGTACCGCGTTTATGTCAACGGCTCCCTGGAAATAAGACGGGCCCGGAGAGAGGACGAGGGAACCTACACCTGCGTAGCAACCAACATGCTCGGCGCCGCAGAGAACCAGGTCCATCTAGAGGTCAAAG AACCCACTCGAATCGTGCAAGCCCCTGTGCACCAATCAGCTGTCAGGGGAACCACGGCTCGTTTTGACTGTAAAGTGAATTCGGACCCCACCCTGCCCGTCACCGTGACCTGGACCAAGGATGACAAGCCTCTGGATCTGAGATGGAG GCTGAAGAAGGACAAGGAGTCGCTGACCATCCCCAACGTTAATGAGGGCGATGCAGGAACCTACACGTGTATGGCCAAATCGGCCATAGATCAGGACTCAGTGTCTGCCCGCCTCACCGTGTTAG AGGATGACTCCCTCCACCCCTCACTGTCTAGTGCCTTGCCGCCAG gtcgCCCAGACCCCCCCATGGACTTGGATTTGTCAGACCCAGCAGCCCGTAGCGTTCGCCTCACCTGGATCCCAGGAAATGACCACAAGAGTCCTATTACAG GCTTTCTGGTTCAGTTTGAGGAGGACCGCTGGGAGCCCGGTCGGTGGCAAAACTTAACTAGCTTCTCCGGGGACCTCAACTCCGTTGTCCTGCAGCTCGCCCCTTTCGTGAACTACCAGTTCAGGGTCATTGCCGTTAACTCAGTAGGTCAGAGCGACCCGAGTCGGCCCTCCCCACGATATAAGACCAGCGGGGCAG CCCCTGATGCCATTCCTAGAGGTTTGAGAGGATGGGGGACCAGAAAGGACAACATGGAAATATCCTGGGAG CCCCTGCAGGACCTGGAGAGAAATGGTCTAAACCTCCAGTACCATGTGTGGTGGAGGCGAAAGGACTCTGGAGAACAGTGGAACAGCGGGTCGACGCCATTGTCCAGCTATGTCGTCCACAACACAGACACCTATGTGCCTTATGAGATCCGAATCCAGGCCAGCAATGAGTTTGGGCCTGGACCAGAGTCCAATGTGGTCATTGGGTACTCTGGAGAGGATA AGCCCACAGAAGCACCTCGTCAGCTGCGAGTGTCAAAGGTGAACAGCACAAAGGCTCATGTGCACTGGAAGGCCGTGAACATGAGCTCCATTCGTGGGGAGTTCAAGGAATACAGA CTCTACTACAGTCGTGAGTCCAGTCTGGTTCCTGGCCTGGTGGTCAAGGAGGAGACCAAGAACAAAGGTTTCTACACAACTGCAGAGGAACCGTCTGGAATTCTCACTGGTCTGGTGCCCTTTTCCAAATACAAAATGTTCATGGTGGTCGCCAACAACCGCTTTGAGAGTCCACCAAGCAACACAGTGGAGTTTACCACCAGGGAGGGGG TTCCAGATGCTCCCAGGTTCTTCAAGATTAACCGCAGAACTCTGGACACCCTCTACCTGGAATGGGACAGACCTCTGGAGCCCAACGGCATCCTAGTAGGATACCAGCTGAAGTACCAAGCAG TCAACAGCTCCGGGTCAAGTCGCTCTAAGATCCTGACTTTCCAGCATAATGTGACTGAGTTCACGCTTCGACTTCCGGACCGATCCGCCCGCTACAAGCTGTTCCTGTCGGCGCTCACCCAGCAAGGGTCAGGGGAGGTCTACGCAGAGGAGTCGCCTCACTTCTCTAATGAAG TCCGCGATAAAAAAGATCTGCCCTTGGATCCAGTGGATCATAAAGACCAGGACGGATCTTTTGACTACCA AAATGGGTCGTCCGTCCATGACAGGGACAAAAACCAGAACAG CAGCGACGAAGACAACAAGCCCTTGCAGGGCAGCCAGACATCGCTGGACGGAAACGTGAAGGAAAGCGATGACAGTCTGGTAGACTACGGCGATGGGGGCGATGGCCAGTTTAACGAGGACGGCTCCTTTATTGGTCAGTACACGGTGAAAAAGGACAAGGACGAGACGGAGGGCAACGAGAGCTCGGAGGCCACCTCCCCCGTCAACGCCATTTATTCCTTGGCGTAG
- the nfasca gene encoding neurofascin homolog (chicken) a isoform X17 → MLGRGVYVALTLVLFLLLWQEAGLIEVPLDSKIQQNMKQPPTIIKQSVKDYIVDPRDNIIIECEAKGNPIPTFSWKRNGKFFNIGSNPTVTMRKRSGTLEIGIRLGERPEDYEGEYQCFARNDHGMAMSNKILLRVSKAPLWPKEVLEPLLVTEGSSLVLPCNPPPGLPPPQIFWIDSNMNPIPQNERVSMGQNGDLYFSNVLVQDAERDYSCNARFNFTQTIQQKNPFTLRVQTTEPYNDTSFNATDPYGGRKVAESRPTFLTPSGIQSSKMVLRDKELLLECIAAGLPTPSITWFKKGAELPARKVKFEKNNKVLRMLSVSEEDAGDYVCTANNNVGMIRHTISVEVKGEQRHLHLYTYAEMFVLMPPTIPPLCPTAAPYWLDKPTNLILAPDEHGRLVCRANGKPKPTIQWFVDGEPLEAKISEGDQRRALLGDTIIFRSVEIGTSAVYQCNASNQHGYLLANAFVSVLDMRPMMLGPKNQHIQVIENNHTFLDCPYFGSPIPDLRWFKNGQGSGLDGGQYRVYVNGSLEIRRARREDEGTYTCVATNMLGAAENQVHLEVKEPTRIVQAPVHQSAVRGTTARFDCKVNSDPTLPVTVTWTKDDKPLDLRWRLKKDKESLTIPNVNEGDAGTYTCMAKSAIDQDSVSARLTVLEDDSLHPSLSSALPPGRPDPPMDLDLSDPAARSVRLTWIPGNDHKSPITGFLVQFEEDRWEPGRWQNLTSFSGDLNSVVLQLAPFVNYQFRVIAVNSVGQSDPSRPSPRYKTSGAAPDAIPRGLRGWGTRKDNMEISWEPLQDLERNGLNLQYHVWWRRKDSGEQWNSGSTPLSSYVVHNTDTYVPYEIRIQASNEFGPGPESNVVIGYSGEDKPTEAPRQLRVSKVNSTKAHVHWKAVNMSSIRGEFKEYRLYYSRESSLVPGLVVKEETKNKGFYTTAEEPSGILTGLVPFSKYKMFMVVANNRFESPPSNTVEFTTREGVPDAPRFFKINRRTLDTLYLEWDRPLEPNGILVGYQLKYQAVNSSGSSRSKILTFQHNVTEFTLRLPDRSARYKLFLSALTQQGSGEVYAEESPHFSNEVRDKKDLPLDPVDHKDQDGSFDYHSDEDNKPLQGSQTSLDGNVKESDDSLVDYGDGGDGQFNEDGSFIGQYTVKKDKDETEGNESSEATSPVNAIYSLA, encoded by the exons TGAAGCAGCCCCCCACCATTATTAAACAATCGGTGAAGGACTACATTGTGGACCCCAGAGATAACATCATCATCGAGTGTGAGGCCAAGGGCAACCCAATCCCGAC GTTCTCTTGGAAAAGAAACGGGAAGTTTTTCAACATTGGAAGTAATCCAACGGTGACCATGCGAAAGCGCTCTGGGACCTTAGAAATTGGGATCCGGCTGGGGGAACGACCTGAGGACTACGAGGGGGAGTACCAGTGCTTTGCCAGGAACGACCATGGAATGGCTATGTCCAACAAGATCCTGCTGCGGGTCTCCA AGGCTCCTCTGTGGCCCAAAGAAGTTCTGGAGCCACTTTTGGTGACTGAGGGTTCCTCACTGGTGCTGCCCTGCAACCCCCCTCCAGGCCTGCCTCCTCCCCAGATTTTTTGGATAGACAGCA ATATGAACCCCATCCCGCAGAATGAAAGGGTGTCCATGGGTCAGAATGGAGACCTGTACTTCTCCAATGTTCTCGTCCAGGATGCAGAAAGAGACTACAGCTGCAACGCTCGCTTCAACTTCACACAAACCATCCAGCAGAAGAACCCCTTCACCCTCAGAGTCCAGACCA CGGAGCCTTACAACGACACATCTTTCAATGCCACTGACCCGTACGGTG GCCGAAAAGTAGCTGAGTCGCGACCCACCTTCTTGACGCCTTCAGGGATCCAGAGCTCCAAGATGGTTCTCAGAGACAAAGAACTGCTGTTGGAATGCATCGCTGCTGGCCT TCCCACCCCCTCCATCACCTGGTTCAAAAAGGGGGCAGAGCTTCCAGCACGGAAggtaaagtttgaaaaaaacaacaaggtGCTTCGGATGCTGAGCGTGTCGGAGGAGGACGCTGGGGACTACGTGTGCACCGCCAACAACAATGTGGGCATGATACGCCACACGATCtctgtggaggtcaaaggtgagCAGAGGCATCTGCACCTCTATACATATGCAGAGATGTTTGTGCTAATGCCCCCCACCATCCCCCCACTATGTCCCACAGCGGCTCCGTACTGGCTGGACAAACCCACCAACTTGATTTTAGCCCCAGATGAGCATGGCCGTCTGGTGTGTCGAGCCAACGGCAAGCCCAAGCCCACCATCCAGTGGTTCGTCGATGGGGAGCCTTTAGAGG CAAAGATCTCTGAGGGAG ACCAACGCAGGGCGTTGTTGGGGGACACCATCATCTTTCGCTCGGTGGAGATTGGAACCAGTGCCGTTTACCAGTGTAATGCCTCCAACCAGCACGGCTATTTGCTGGCCAACGCCTTCGTCAGTGTTCTGG ACATGCGCCCCATGATGCTGGGTCCCAAAAACCAGCATATTCAAGTCATCGAGAACAACCACACCTTCCTGGACTGTCCCTACTTCGGCTCCCCCATACCCGATTTACGCTG GTTTAAGAACGGACAGGGCAGCGGGCTGGACGGTGGGCAGTACCGCGTTTATGTCAACGGCTCCCTGGAAATAAGACGGGCCCGGAGAGAGGACGAGGGAACCTACACCTGCGTAGCAACCAACATGCTCGGCGCCGCAGAGAACCAGGTCCATCTAGAGGTCAAAG AACCCACTCGAATCGTGCAAGCCCCTGTGCACCAATCAGCTGTCAGGGGAACCACGGCTCGTTTTGACTGTAAAGTGAATTCGGACCCCACCCTGCCCGTCACCGTGACCTGGACCAAGGATGACAAGCCTCTGGATCTGAGATGGAG GCTGAAGAAGGACAAGGAGTCGCTGACCATCCCCAACGTTAATGAGGGCGATGCAGGAACCTACACGTGTATGGCCAAATCGGCCATAGATCAGGACTCAGTGTCTGCCCGCCTCACCGTGTTAG AGGATGACTCCCTCCACCCCTCACTGTCTAGTGCCTTGCCGCCAG gtcgCCCAGACCCCCCCATGGACTTGGATTTGTCAGACCCAGCAGCCCGTAGCGTTCGCCTCACCTGGATCCCAGGAAATGACCACAAGAGTCCTATTACAG GCTTTCTGGTTCAGTTTGAGGAGGACCGCTGGGAGCCCGGTCGGTGGCAAAACTTAACTAGCTTCTCCGGGGACCTCAACTCCGTTGTCCTGCAGCTCGCCCCTTTCGTGAACTACCAGTTCAGGGTCATTGCCGTTAACTCAGTAGGTCAGAGCGACCCGAGTCGGCCCTCCCCACGATATAAGACCAGCGGGGCAG CCCCTGATGCCATTCCTAGAGGTTTGAGAGGATGGGGGACCAGAAAGGACAACATGGAAATATCCTGGGAG CCCCTGCAGGACCTGGAGAGAAATGGTCTAAACCTCCAGTACCATGTGTGGTGGAGGCGAAAGGACTCTGGAGAACAGTGGAACAGCGGGTCGACGCCATTGTCCAGCTATGTCGTCCACAACACAGACACCTATGTGCCTTATGAGATCCGAATCCAGGCCAGCAATGAGTTTGGGCCTGGACCAGAGTCCAATGTGGTCATTGGGTACTCTGGAGAGGATA AGCCCACAGAAGCACCTCGTCAGCTGCGAGTGTCAAAGGTGAACAGCACAAAGGCTCATGTGCACTGGAAGGCCGTGAACATGAGCTCCATTCGTGGGGAGTTCAAGGAATACAGA CTCTACTACAGTCGTGAGTCCAGTCTGGTTCCTGGCCTGGTGGTCAAGGAGGAGACCAAGAACAAAGGTTTCTACACAACTGCAGAGGAACCGTCTGGAATTCTCACTGGTCTGGTGCCCTTTTCCAAATACAAAATGTTCATGGTGGTCGCCAACAACCGCTTTGAGAGTCCACCAAGCAACACAGTGGAGTTTACCACCAGGGAGGGGG TTCCAGATGCTCCCAGGTTCTTCAAGATTAACCGCAGAACTCTGGACACCCTCTACCTGGAATGGGACAGACCTCTGGAGCCCAACGGCATCCTAGTAGGATACCAGCTGAAGTACCAAGCAG TCAACAGCTCCGGGTCAAGTCGCTCTAAGATCCTGACTTTCCAGCATAATGTGACTGAGTTCACGCTTCGACTTCCGGACCGATCCGCCCGCTACAAGCTGTTCCTGTCGGCGCTCACCCAGCAAGGGTCAGGGGAGGTCTACGCAGAGGAGTCGCCTCACTTCTCTAATGAAG TCCGCGATAAAAAAGATCTGCCCTTGGATCCAGTGGATCATAAAGACCAGGACGGATCTTTTGACTACCA CAGCGACGAAGACAACAAGCCCTTGCAGGGCAGCCAGACATCGCTGGACGGAAACGTGAAGGAAAGCGATGACAGTCTGGTAGACTACGGCGATGGGGGCGATGGCCAGTTTAACGAGGACGGCTCCTTTATTGGTCAGTACACGGTGAAAAAGGACAAGGACGAGACGGAGGGCAACGAGAGCTCGGAGGCCACCTCCCCCGTCAACGCCATTTATTCCTTGGCGTAG
- the nfasca gene encoding neurofascin homolog (chicken) a isoform X7 → MLGRGVYVALTLVLFLLLWQEAGLIEVPLDSKIQQNMKQPPTIIKQSVKDYIVDPRDNIIIECEAKGNPIPTFSWKRNGKFFNIGSNPTVTMRKRSGTLEIGIRLGERPEDYEGEYQCFARNDHGMAMSNKILLRVSKAPLWPKEVLEPLLVTEGSSLVLPCNPPPGLPPPQIFWIDSNMNPIPQNERVSMGQNGDLYFSNVLVQDAERDYSCNARFNFTQTIQQKNPFTLRVQTSRKVAESRPTFLTPSGIQSSKMVLRDKELLLECIAAGLPTPSITWFKKGAELPARKVKFEKNNKVLRMLSVSEEDAGDYVCTANNNVGMIRHTISVEVKGEQRHLHLYTYAEMFVLMPPTIPPLCPTAAPYWLDKPTNLILAPDEHGRLVCRANGKPKPTIQWFVDGEPLEAKISEGDQRRALLGDTIIFRSVEIGTSAVYQCNASNQHGYLLANAFVSVLDMRPMMLGPKNQHIQVIENNHTFLDCPYFGSPIPDLRWFKNGQGSGLDGGQYRVYVNGSLEIRRARREDEGTYTCVATNMLGAAENQVHLEVKEPTRIVQAPVHQSAVRGTTARFDCKVNSDPTLPVTVTWTKDDKPLDLRWRLKKDKESLTIPNVNEGDAGTYTCMAKSAIDQDSVSARLTVLEDDSLHPSLSSALPPGRPDPPMDLDLSDPAARSVRLTWIPGNDHKSPITGFLVQFEEDRWEPGRWQNLTSFSGDLNSVVLQLAPFVNYQFRVIAVNSVGQSDPSRPSPRYKTSGAAPDAIPRGLRGWGTRKDNMEISWEPLQDLERNGLNLQYHVWWRRKDSGEQWNSGSTPLSSYVVHNTDTYVPYEIRIQASNEFGPGPESNVVIGYSGEDKPTEAPRQLRVSKVNSTKAHVHWKAVNMSSIRGEFKEYRLYYSRESSLVPGLVVKEETKNKGFYTTAEEPSGILTGLVPFSKYKMFMVVANNRFESPPSNTVEFTTREGVPDAPRFFKINRRTLDTLYLEWDRPLEPNGILVGYQLKYQAVNSSGSSRSKILTFQHNVTEFTLRLPDRSARYKLFLSALTQQGSGEVYAEESPHFSNEEGFTEEEGLVEVTNVFVYSALTPTPPLATLPSTTIAATESRIQATTPTTTTTTTTTTEAPPTTTAAVLLTSRGPDSNVLVTRGPEIWNLTVDPNSVYANVSWRHSFPAGSSAFVLEFALDSEKTKRVVKSVPVMQQPPVTVADLNASTTYHLRVYSHELTSISSTWVTFKTKAAYIDQVDIATKGWFIGLMCGIALIILILLIVCFIKRSRGGKYPGAGWVAMVTKVLVRDKKDLPLDPVDHKDQDGSFDYQNGSSVHDRDKNQNSSDEDNKPLQGSQTSLDGNVKESDDSLVDYGDGGDGQFNEDGSFIGQYTVKKDKDETEGNESSEATSPVNAIYSLA, encoded by the exons TGAAGCAGCCCCCCACCATTATTAAACAATCGGTGAAGGACTACATTGTGGACCCCAGAGATAACATCATCATCGAGTGTGAGGCCAAGGGCAACCCAATCCCGAC GTTCTCTTGGAAAAGAAACGGGAAGTTTTTCAACATTGGAAGTAATCCAACGGTGACCATGCGAAAGCGCTCTGGGACCTTAGAAATTGGGATCCGGCTGGGGGAACGACCTGAGGACTACGAGGGGGAGTACCAGTGCTTTGCCAGGAACGACCATGGAATGGCTATGTCCAACAAGATCCTGCTGCGGGTCTCCA AGGCTCCTCTGTGGCCCAAAGAAGTTCTGGAGCCACTTTTGGTGACTGAGGGTTCCTCACTGGTGCTGCCCTGCAACCCCCCTCCAGGCCTGCCTCCTCCCCAGATTTTTTGGATAGACAGCA ATATGAACCCCATCCCGCAGAATGAAAGGGTGTCCATGGGTCAGAATGGAGACCTGTACTTCTCCAATGTTCTCGTCCAGGATGCAGAAAGAGACTACAGCTGCAACGCTCGCTTCAACTTCACACAAACCATCCAGCAGAAGAACCCCTTCACCCTCAGAGTCCAGACCA GCCGAAAAGTAGCTGAGTCGCGACCCACCTTCTTGACGCCTTCAGGGATCCAGAGCTCCAAGATGGTTCTCAGAGACAAAGAACTGCTGTTGGAATGCATCGCTGCTGGCCT TCCCACCCCCTCCATCACCTGGTTCAAAAAGGGGGCAGAGCTTCCAGCACGGAAggtaaagtttgaaaaaaacaacaaggtGCTTCGGATGCTGAGCGTGTCGGAGGAGGACGCTGGGGACTACGTGTGCACCGCCAACAACAATGTGGGCATGATACGCCACACGATCtctgtggaggtcaaaggtgagCAGAGGCATCTGCACCTCTATACATATGCAGAGATGTTTGTGCTAATGCCCCCCACCATCCCCCCACTATGTCCCACAGCGGCTCCGTACTGGCTGGACAAACCCACCAACTTGATTTTAGCCCCAGATGAGCATGGCCGTCTGGTGTGTCGAGCCAACGGCAAGCCCAAGCCCACCATCCAGTGGTTCGTCGATGGGGAGCCTTTAGAGG CAAAGATCTCTGAGGGAG ACCAACGCAGGGCGTTGTTGGGGGACACCATCATCTTTCGCTCGGTGGAGATTGGAACCAGTGCCGTTTACCAGTGTAATGCCTCCAACCAGCACGGCTATTTGCTGGCCAACGCCTTCGTCAGTGTTCTGG ACATGCGCCCCATGATGCTGGGTCCCAAAAACCAGCATATTCAAGTCATCGAGAACAACCACACCTTCCTGGACTGTCCCTACTTCGGCTCCCCCATACCCGATTTACGCTG GTTTAAGAACGGACAGGGCAGCGGGCTGGACGGTGGGCAGTACCGCGTTTATGTCAACGGCTCCCTGGAAATAAGACGGGCCCGGAGAGAGGACGAGGGAACCTACACCTGCGTAGCAACCAACATGCTCGGCGCCGCAGAGAACCAGGTCCATCTAGAGGTCAAAG AACCCACTCGAATCGTGCAAGCCCCTGTGCACCAATCAGCTGTCAGGGGAACCACGGCTCGTTTTGACTGTAAAGTGAATTCGGACCCCACCCTGCCCGTCACCGTGACCTGGACCAAGGATGACAAGCCTCTGGATCTGAGATGGAG GCTGAAGAAGGACAAGGAGTCGCTGACCATCCCCAACGTTAATGAGGGCGATGCAGGAACCTACACGTGTATGGCCAAATCGGCCATAGATCAGGACTCAGTGTCTGCCCGCCTCACCGTGTTAG AGGATGACTCCCTCCACCCCTCACTGTCTAGTGCCTTGCCGCCAG gtcgCCCAGACCCCCCCATGGACTTGGATTTGTCAGACCCAGCAGCCCGTAGCGTTCGCCTCACCTGGATCCCAGGAAATGACCACAAGAGTCCTATTACAG GCTTTCTGGTTCAGTTTGAGGAGGACCGCTGGGAGCCCGGTCGGTGGCAAAACTTAACTAGCTTCTCCGGGGACCTCAACTCCGTTGTCCTGCAGCTCGCCCCTTTCGTGAACTACCAGTTCAGGGTCATTGCCGTTAACTCAGTAGGTCAGAGCGACCCGAGTCGGCCCTCCCCACGATATAAGACCAGCGGGGCAG CCCCTGATGCCATTCCTAGAGGTTTGAGAGGATGGGGGACCAGAAAGGACAACATGGAAATATCCTGGGAG CCCCTGCAGGACCTGGAGAGAAATGGTCTAAACCTCCAGTACCATGTGTGGTGGAGGCGAAAGGACTCTGGAGAACAGTGGAACAGCGGGTCGACGCCATTGTCCAGCTATGTCGTCCACAACACAGACACCTATGTGCCTTATGAGATCCGAATCCAGGCCAGCAATGAGTTTGGGCCTGGACCAGAGTCCAATGTGGTCATTGGGTACTCTGGAGAGGATA AGCCCACAGAAGCACCTCGTCAGCTGCGAGTGTCAAAGGTGAACAGCACAAAGGCTCATGTGCACTGGAAGGCCGTGAACATGAGCTCCATTCGTGGGGAGTTCAAGGAATACAGA CTCTACTACAGTCGTGAGTCCAGTCTGGTTCCTGGCCTGGTGGTCAAGGAGGAGACCAAGAACAAAGGTTTCTACACAACTGCAGAGGAACCGTCTGGAATTCTCACTGGTCTGGTGCCCTTTTCCAAATACAAAATGTTCATGGTGGTCGCCAACAACCGCTTTGAGAGTCCACCAAGCAACACAGTGGAGTTTACCACCAGGGAGGGGG TTCCAGATGCTCCCAGGTTCTTCAAGATTAACCGCAGAACTCTGGACACCCTCTACCTGGAATGGGACAGACCTCTGGAGCCCAACGGCATCCTAGTAGGATACCAGCTGAAGTACCAAGCAG TCAACAGCTCCGGGTCAAGTCGCTCTAAGATCCTGACTTTCCAGCATAATGTGACTGAGTTCACGCTTCGACTTCCGGACCGATCCGCCCGCTACAAGCTGTTCCTGTCGGCGCTCACCCAGCAAGGGTCAGGGGAGGTCTACGCAGAGGAGTCGCCTCACTTCTCTAATGAAG AGGGCTTTACTGAGGAAGAAGGCCTAG TCGAGGTTACCAACGTCTTCGTCTACTCCGCTCTCACTCCTACTCCTCCTCTTGCTACTCTTCCTTCCACTACCATCGCTGCTACAGAAAGTAGAATCCAAGCAACCACCCCCACAACAACTACAACTACTACCACCACCACTGAGGCgccccccaccaccacagctGCAGTGCTGCTCACCAGCAGGGGTCCCGATTCGAACGTGTTGG TGACCCGCGGGCCTGAGATCTGGAATCTGACGGTGGACCCTAACAGTGTCTACGCTAACGTCAGCTGGAGACACAGTTTCCCGGCCGGCAGCAGCGCATTTGTGCTAGAGTTTGCACTGGACA GCGAGAAGACAAAGAGGGTAGTGAAGAGCGTACCAGTGATGCAGCAGCCCCCAGTAACTGTAGCGGATCTGAACGCCAGCACCACCTACCATCTGAGGGTTTACTCCCATGAGCTCACCAGCATCAGCAGCACCTGGGTCACCTTTAAGACCAAAGCAG cataCATCGACCAGGTGGACATCGCCACTAAGGGTTGGTTCATTGGCCTAATGTGCGGCATCGCTCTTATCATTCTCATCCTCCTCATTGTCTGCTTCATTAAGAGGAGTCGAGGGGGAAAGTACCCAG GTGCTGGCTGGGTGGCTATGGTCACAAAGGTTCTGG TCCGCGATAAAAAAGATCTGCCCTTGGATCCAGTGGATCATAAAGACCAGGACGGATCTTTTGACTACCA AAATGGGTCGTCCGTCCATGACAGGGACAAAAACCAGAACAG CAGCGACGAAGACAACAAGCCCTTGCAGGGCAGCCAGACATCGCTGGACGGAAACGTGAAGGAAAGCGATGACAGTCTGGTAGACTACGGCGATGGGGGCGATGGCCAGTTTAACGAGGACGGCTCCTTTATTGGTCAGTACACGGTGAAAAAGGACAAGGACGAGACGGAGGGCAACGAGAGCTCGGAGGCCACCTCCCCCGTCAACGCCATTTATTCCTTGGCGTAG